The Deltaproteobacteria bacterium genome window below encodes:
- a CDS encoding adenosine kinase: MKYDVIGIGNALVDIEVQLGDEELAGLGYPKGGMTLSSDEDQQKLLEKLKKHSFSTCSGGSAANTIHGMGALGGKAYYVGRVANDDYGKHYTQDMADCGVGFSGPGAENDGTGTSVVLITPDAQRTMVTHLGISTALHTDNVDETIVEGAKFVYIEGYLWSGDETRAAGIALARAAKKRGIPVAFSLSDTFIVNGFREAVEDFIKWDVDILFCNEVEGLSLAGEKDPATAFDKILGICETLFLTRGENGAWAARRGEEKVSVKGYKVRAVDTTGAGDLFAAGALTGLLHKKGLKECTILGCYAASQVVSHLGARMPAHCHKNINGVIEEYSE, from the coding sequence ATGAAATACGACGTTATCGGCATAGGTAATGCCCTTGTAGATATTGAAGTGCAGCTTGGTGATGAAGAGCTTGCCGGGCTCGGCTATCCCAAAGGAGGAATGACGCTTTCCAGCGATGAAGACCAGCAGAAGCTCCTTGAAAAATTGAAGAAACATTCCTTTTCCACCTGCTCGGGAGGTTCGGCTGCCAATACGATTCACGGTATGGGCGCGCTTGGTGGAAAGGCTTATTACGTGGGCCGGGTGGCCAATGATGATTACGGGAAGCATTACACACAGGATATGGCTGACTGCGGTGTCGGCTTTTCGGGACCCGGCGCTGAAAATGACGGCACGGGAACGTCTGTTGTTTTGATTACGCCGGATGCGCAAAGAACGATGGTGACACATCTTGGCATTTCAACGGCTCTTCATACCGATAATGTCGATGAAACGATTGTTGAAGGGGCGAAGTTTGTTTACATAGAGGGCTACCTCTGGTCCGGTGATGAGACGCGGGCCGCCGGTATTGCCTTGGCGCGAGCTGCCAAAAAGAGAGGTATTCCCGTTGCCTTTTCATTAAGTGATACTTTTATCGTTAACGGTTTCAGGGAGGCCGTCGAGGATTTTATCAAGTGGGATGTGGACATCCTCTTTTGCAATGAGGTGGAGGGCCTGTCCCTGGCCGGGGAAAAAGACCCTGCCACGGCATTCGACAAAATTCTCGGTATCTGTGAAACGCTTTTCCTTACCCGCGGTGAAAATGGGGCCTGGGCAGCCAGGAGAGGTGAAGAGAAGGTGTCTGTTAAAGGCTATAAAGTGAGGGCCGTCGATACAACAGGGGCAGGTGATCTCTTCGCTGCCGGGGCCTTGACGGGGCTGCTCCATAAAAAAGGGCTGAAGGAATGCACCATACTCGGCTGCTATGCCGCCTCGCAAGTGGTGAGTCATCTCGGCGCCAGGATGCCTGCTCATTGCCATAAAAATATTAACGGGGTTATTGAAGAGTACAGCGAATAA
- a CDS encoding YrhB family protein yields MGKFYWYGGAFFAFIFFLILGFFIARSFLKGKGARDAGIFLKATSDKDEAARSLLVYLNGDFKRSNKEIALYDGTRTSDGRAWIFFWDTLEFIRTKNPAFGLKGSNPVLYDKETGRIQFIPQHEVFKYFGEKKPDNA; encoded by the coding sequence ATGGGAAAATTTTATTGGTACGGCGGCGCTTTTTTTGCCTTCATTTTCTTTTTAATTTTGGGCTTTTTTATTGCCCGGAGCTTTCTAAAAGGAAAAGGGGCCCGTGATGCCGGGATTTTTCTTAAAGCCACAAGCGATAAAGATGAAGCCGCCCGGTCTTTGCTTGTTTATTTAAATGGTGATTTCAAAAGGAGCAATAAGGAAATTGCCCTTTATGACGGCACCCGGACTTCCGATGGAAGGGCCTGGATATTTTTTTGGGATACGCTGGAATTTATAAGGACGAAAAATCCTGCCTTCGGACTCAAGGGAAGTAATCCTGTTCTTTACGATAAAGAGACGGGCCGCATTCAATTTATTCCGCAGCATGAGGTTTTCAAGTATTTCGGTGAGAAAAAGCCCGATAATGCTTAA
- a CDS encoding PBP1A family penicillin-binding protein: MFSRDSIIVRNIKYISPKVKKIRKYTLIASVIIAAGFLLFTLGYYYHLSSNLPPLNSIMDYRPKSITEVYSGNGRLIGEFYTERRKVIPLNKVPKRLVQAFVAAEDGRFYEHEGLDFFSIFRALIKNILVGEVVQGGSTITQQVAKSLLSSERTLKRKTREAILSYRIENKLTKDNIIFLYLNEIYLGHGAYGVQAAAENYFRKDVSELNLAEMATLAGLPQAPSAYSPYVNPELAKQRMFYVLSRMVEEGFINIVEATDAMNSEITVYPIADINNSAAPYFTEHVRQYLEKTYGSRILYSEGLKVFTTLDLAMQKKAQAALKKGLFDHDKRQGFRGVVKHLEFNDMKTFMAPPKDKSSSPMEIKEGEVYEAVVISVKRKDKSTTISLKGGIKGEILFKEMRWARTPNPEVNYYEAYIKHPSEAFQVGDIIRVKVIDVKGKKGVPLFSLHQEPIAQAALLAIDPSDGSIKVMEGGYDFRINRFNRAVQARRQPGSSFKPVIYSAALDKGMTPKTKIVDSPYVYVDSQRNFVWRPQNYDGRFLGPISLKKALAQSRNIVSIRLAKKLGISKVIDYARKLGIRSDLSKNLSLSLGSSGLSLLEITSAYAVFASGGKRHEPLFIREIRDRDGKVLKNNINAYFDKVNPYERKKEEKTEDDVPREEEKKNDVPLGYAIPPQTAYTMTMLLQGVVQEGTAKKAKVLKRPVAGKTGTTDENRDAWFIGFTPDLVAGVWVGFDDRRPLGRRETGSRAALPIFIDFMQEVYQEQPPEEFPLPEKE; this comes from the coding sequence ATGTTTTCCCGCGATTCAATTATAGTAAGAAACATCAAGTATATTTCACCGAAGGTAAAGAAAATACGCAAGTATACCCTTATTGCCTCGGTTATCATTGCCGCAGGCTTTCTGCTCTTTACCCTGGGCTATTACTACCATCTTTCCTCGAACCTCCCTCCACTGAATTCAATTATGGATTACAGGCCCAAAAGCATTACCGAGGTTTATTCCGGTAATGGCCGGCTCATCGGAGAATTTTATACGGAAAGAAGAAAAGTTATTCCCCTCAATAAAGTGCCGAAAAGACTGGTACAGGCATTTGTTGCCGCCGAAGACGGCCGGTTCTATGAACATGAAGGGCTCGATTTTTTCAGCATATTTCGCGCCCTTATCAAAAACATCCTTGTCGGCGAAGTTGTCCAGGGGGGGAGCACAATCACCCAGCAGGTGGCCAAATCGCTTCTTTCATCGGAAAGAACGCTCAAACGAAAAACACGGGAGGCCATTCTTTCCTACAGGATTGAAAACAAGCTAACGAAAGATAACATTATATTCCTCTATCTCAATGAAATCTATCTCGGCCATGGCGCCTATGGTGTCCAGGCGGCAGCGGAAAACTACTTTCGAAAAGATGTGAGTGAACTGAACCTTGCAGAAATGGCAACCCTTGCCGGTCTTCCACAGGCGCCCAGCGCCTACTCGCCTTATGTAAACCCCGAACTGGCAAAACAGAGGATGTTTTATGTCCTTTCTCGAATGGTGGAAGAAGGTTTCATCAACATCGTCGAAGCGACTGACGCCATGAATTCAGAAATTACCGTCTACCCCATTGCTGATATAAATAATTCTGCAGCGCCCTATTTTACGGAGCATGTCAGGCAATACCTTGAAAAGACCTACGGATCAAGAATACTTTATTCAGAAGGTCTCAAAGTTTTTACAACCCTCGACCTTGCCATGCAAAAAAAGGCGCAGGCAGCGCTTAAAAAGGGCCTTTTCGACCATGACAAAAGACAGGGATTCAGAGGGGTCGTCAAACACCTTGAATTTAATGATATGAAAACATTTATGGCTCCCCCCAAGGATAAATCTTCATCCCCCATGGAGATTAAAGAAGGTGAAGTATATGAAGCAGTCGTTATCTCTGTAAAGAGGAAAGACAAATCAACAACAATAAGCCTGAAAGGCGGTATAAAAGGAGAAATCCTCTTTAAAGAAATGAGATGGGCCAGAACACCGAACCCGGAAGTCAACTACTATGAAGCCTATATAAAACATCCCTCGGAGGCCTTCCAGGTAGGTGATATCATCAGGGTTAAAGTCATTGACGTGAAGGGCAAAAAAGGAGTGCCCCTCTTTTCACTTCACCAGGAGCCCATAGCCCAGGCGGCGCTTTTGGCAATCGACCCCTCTGATGGGTCGATAAAGGTTATGGAAGGGGGTTATGATTTTAGGATAAACCGTTTTAACCGGGCCGTACAGGCAAGAAGACAGCCGGGCTCATCCTTCAAACCTGTTATTTATTCAGCCGCCCTCGATAAAGGAATGACGCCAAAAACAAAGATTGTCGACTCGCCTTATGTGTATGTAGATAGTCAAAGAAACTTTGTCTGGCGTCCCCAAAACTACGACGGCCGCTTTCTTGGGCCCATATCCCTAAAAAAGGCGCTGGCCCAGTCAAGAAATATCGTTTCTATAAGGCTGGCAAAAAAGCTGGGTATCAGTAAGGTTATTGATTATGCCCGCAAACTCGGCATTAGAAGCGATCTTTCAAAAAACCTTTCCCTCTCTCTCGGCTCTTCAGGTCTTTCATTGCTTGAAATAACGTCGGCTTATGCAGTCTTTGCCTCGGGAGGGAAAAGGCATGAACCGCTATTTATCAGGGAAATCAGGGACCGTGATGGAAAAGTCCTGAAAAATAATATTAACGCCTATTTTGATAAAGTTAATCCTTATGAAAGGAAAAAAGAGGAAAAAACTGAAGATGATGTCCCCCGGGAAGAGGAAAAAAAGAATGACGTCCCCCTGGGATATGCTATCCCGCCGCAAACAGCCTATACGATGACAATGCTTCTGCAAGGTGTCGTTCAGGAAGGCACTGCAAAGAAGGCAAAAGTCTTAAAGCGGCCTGTCGCTGGAAAAACGGGAACAACCGATGAAAACCGTGACGCCTGGTTCATAGGCTTTACACCTGACCTTGTTGCCGGTGTCTGGGTGGGATTCGATGACCGGCGGCCTCTCGGCAGAAGAGAAACCGGTTCGAGAGCGGCGCTTCCCATCTTTATCGATTTCATGCAGGAAGTCTATCAAGAGCAACCTCCCGAGGAATTCCCCCTACCGGAAAAGGAATAA